A single window of Pseudomonas marginalis DNA harbors:
- the prfA gene encoding peptide chain release factor 1: MKASLLNKLDVLQDRFEELTALLGDGEVISDQTKFRAYSKEYAEVEPIVATYKNLTKVQADLEGAQALLKDSDPDMREMAVEEVREAKEKLAELEGDLQRMLLPKDPNDGRNVFLEIRAGTGGDEAAIFSGDLFRMYSRYAERRGWRVEILSENEGEHGGYKEVIARVEGDNVYGKLKFESGAHRVQRVPATESQGRIHTSACTVAVLPEPDEQEAIEINPADLRVDTYRSSGAGGQHVNKTDSAIRITHLPSGIVVECQEERSQHKNRARAMSWLSAKLNDQQTSAAANAIASERKLLVGSGDRSERIRTYNFAQGRVTDHRVNLTLYSLDEILAGGVDAVIEPLLAEYQADQLAAIGE, encoded by the coding sequence ATGAAAGCGTCACTGCTCAATAAACTGGACGTGCTCCAGGACCGTTTCGAAGAACTGACCGCCTTGCTCGGCGACGGCGAAGTCATTTCCGATCAAACCAAGTTCCGCGCCTATTCCAAGGAATACGCCGAAGTTGAGCCCATTGTGGCCACGTACAAAAATCTCACCAAAGTGCAGGCCGACCTCGAAGGCGCCCAGGCGCTGCTCAAGGACAGCGACCCGGACATGCGTGAAATGGCCGTGGAAGAAGTCCGCGAGGCCAAGGAAAAGTTGGCCGAGCTGGAAGGTGACCTGCAGCGCATGCTGCTGCCCAAGGACCCCAACGACGGGCGCAATGTGTTCCTTGAAATCCGTGCCGGCACCGGCGGTGATGAAGCGGCGATTTTCTCCGGCGACCTGTTCCGCATGTATTCACGTTATGCCGAGCGTCGCGGTTGGCGGGTCGAGATCCTGTCCGAGAACGAAGGTGAGCATGGCGGCTATAAAGAAGTCATCGCGCGGGTCGAAGGCGACAACGTCTATGGCAAGCTGAAGTTCGAGTCCGGTGCCCACCGTGTGCAGCGGGTTCCCGCGACGGAATCCCAAGGTCGCATCCACACCTCGGCCTGCACGGTGGCCGTGTTGCCCGAGCCGGACGAGCAGGAAGCCATCGAGATCAACCCGGCCGACCTGCGGGTCGACACCTACCGCTCGTCGGGCGCCGGTGGCCAGCACGTCAACAAGACGGACTCGGCGATTCGTATCACTCACTTGCCGTCGGGCATCGTGGTGGAGTGCCAGGAAGAACGTTCCCAGCACAAGAACCGTGCACGGGCCATGTCCTGGCTCTCGGCCAAGCTCAATGACCAGCAGACCAGCGCCGCCGCCAACGCGATTGCCAGCGAGCGCAAATTGCTGGTGGGCTCGGGCGACCGCTCCGAGCGCATCCGTACCTACAACTTTGCCCAGGGCCGGGTCACCGACCACCGGGTCAACCTCACCCTTTACTCCCTGGACGAGATTCTCGCGGGTGGCGTGGATGCGGTGATCGAGCCATTGCTCGCCGAATACCAGGCCGATCAGCTGGCGGCGATAGGTGAATAA
- the prmC gene encoding peptide chain release factor N(5)-glutamine methyltransferase has translation MTIIASLLRAADLPDSPTARLDAELLLAAALGKSRSYLHTWPEKIVSSEHALAFAGYLQRRRAGEPVAYILGQQGFWKLDLEVAPHTLIPRPDTELLVEAALELLPATPVKVLDLGTGSGAIALALASERPAWHVTAVDRVLEAVALAERNRQRLHLHNATVLNSHWFGALAGHAYDLIISNPPYIAANDPHLVAGDVRFEPASALVAGHDGLDDLRLIIAQAPAHLNVAGWLLLEHGYDQAGAVRDLLLSQGFEQVHSRIDLGGHERISLGRWPC, from the coding sequence ATGACCATTATCGCCAGCCTGTTGCGCGCCGCCGACCTGCCCGACTCGCCCACGGCGCGCCTGGATGCCGAGTTATTGCTGGCGGCGGCCTTGGGCAAGTCCCGCAGCTACCTGCACACCTGGCCGGAAAAAATCGTCAGCAGCGAACACGCCCTGGCTTTTGCTGGCTACCTGCAACGCCGCCGCGCCGGTGAGCCGGTGGCCTATATCCTCGGCCAGCAAGGTTTCTGGAAGCTGGACCTGGAGGTTGCACCCCACACGCTGATCCCGCGTCCGGACACCGAGCTGCTGGTGGAAGCGGCCCTGGAATTGTTACCGGCCACACCGGTCAAGGTCCTCGATCTCGGTACTGGCAGCGGCGCCATCGCCCTGGCCCTGGCCAGCGAGCGTCCGGCCTGGCACGTCACGGCCGTCGACCGCGTGCTGGAAGCCGTGGCGCTGGCTGAACGCAATCGCCAGCGCCTGCACCTCCATAACGCCACGGTGCTCAACAGCCATTGGTTCGGCGCCCTGGCAGGCCACGCCTACGACCTGATCATCAGCAACCCGCCCTACATCGCCGCCAACGATCCGCACCTGGTGGCGGGCGATGTGCGTTTCGAGCCGGCCAGCGCCCTGGTGGCGGGCCATGATGGCCTGGACGACCTGCGGTTGATCATCGCCCAGGCCCCGGCCCACCTGAACGTCGCGGGTTGGCTGCTGCTGGAGCACGGTTACGACCAGGCTGGCGCGGTGCGCGACCTGTTGCTGAGCCAAGGCTTCGAGCAGGTGCACAGCCGCATCGACCTTGGCGGTCACGAACGCATCTCCCTGGGACGCTGGCCGTGCTGA
- a CDS encoding molybdopterin-synthase adenylyltransferase MoeB encodes MLTDQELLRYSRQILLQHVDIDGQLRLKNGRALIVGLGGLGAPVAMYLAAAGVGELHLADFDTVDLTNLQRQIIHDTDSVGQAKVNSAMRRLSALNPEITLVAHPIALDADTLAAAVGGVDVVLDCSDNFSTREAVNAACVAASRPLISGAAIRLEGQLSVFDPRRAESPCYHCLYGHGSDTELTCSEAGVVGPLVGLVGSLQALEALKLLAGFGEPLVGRLLLIDALTTRFRELRVKRDPACSVCGTQHG; translated from the coding sequence GTGCTGACCGATCAGGAGCTGTTGCGCTACAGCCGACAGATTCTGTTGCAGCATGTCGACATCGACGGCCAATTGCGCCTGAAAAACGGCCGTGCGTTGATCGTCGGCCTCGGTGGCCTGGGTGCCCCGGTGGCGATGTACCTGGCTGCCGCGGGTGTCGGTGAATTGCACCTGGCGGATTTCGACACCGTCGACCTCACCAACCTGCAACGCCAGATCATCCATGACACCGACAGCGTCGGGCAGGCCAAGGTCAATTCGGCCATGCGCCGCCTGAGCGCCCTCAACCCCGAAATCACATTGGTCGCCCACCCCATCGCGCTGGATGCCGATACCTTGGCGGCGGCGGTGGGGGGTGTGGACGTAGTGCTCGATTGCAGCGACAACTTCTCCACCCGCGAGGCCGTCAATGCCGCCTGCGTGGCGGCGTCCAGGCCATTGATCAGCGGCGCGGCGATTCGGCTTGAAGGGCAACTGTCGGTGTTCGATCCACGTCGTGCCGAAAGCCCGTGCTATCACTGTTTATACGGGCACGGCAGCGACACTGAACTGACCTGCAGCGAAGCGGGTGTGGTCGGCCCACTGGTGGGCCTGGTCGGTAGCCTGCAAGCCCTGGAGGCCCTGAAACTGCTGGCGGGTTTCGGCGAGCCGTTGGTGGGACGCTTGCTGCTGATCGATGCGTTGACCACACGTTTTCGCGAATTGCGGGTCAAGCGTGATCCCGCTTGCAGTGTCTGCGGGACGCAACATGGGTAA
- the murI gene encoding glutamate racemase, which translates to MGKDAPIGVFDSGVGGLSVLDEIQQLLPHESLLYVADCGHIPYGEKTPAFILERSRSVAGFFREQGAKAFVIACNTATVAAVADLRQDYPDWPLVGMEPAVKPAAAATRSGVVGVLATTGTLQSAKFAALLDRFATDVRVITQPCPGLVELIETGDLDSPALRQLLQGYIDPLLSAGCDTIILGCTHYPFLKPLLAQMLPASIILIDTGAAVARQLKRLLGERDLLALGDPEPAQFWTSGDVYHLRNILPTLWKHSAVVRSFGS; encoded by the coding sequence ATGGGTAAGGACGCGCCAATCGGTGTGTTCGATTCCGGTGTCGGCGGCTTGTCGGTGCTGGACGAGATTCAGCAATTGCTGCCCCATGAGTCCCTGTTGTACGTGGCCGATTGCGGACATATCCCCTACGGCGAGAAAACCCCCGCGTTCATTCTTGAGCGCTCCCGGTCTGTCGCCGGGTTTTTCCGCGAGCAGGGCGCCAAGGCTTTTGTGATTGCCTGCAACACCGCAACCGTGGCGGCCGTCGCGGATTTGCGCCAGGACTACCCCGATTGGCCCCTGGTGGGCATGGAGCCCGCGGTCAAACCCGCCGCGGCGGCCACGCGCAGTGGCGTGGTCGGGGTGCTCGCCACTACCGGCACCCTGCAAAGCGCCAAATTCGCCGCGTTGCTCGATCGGTTTGCCACCGATGTGCGGGTGATCACCCAGCCGTGTCCGGGCCTGGTGGAGCTGATTGAAACCGGTGATCTGGACAGCCCGGCCCTGCGTCAGTTGTTGCAGGGCTATATCGACCCGCTGCTCAGCGCCGGCTGCGACACCATCATCCTCGGCTGTACCCACTATCCCTTCCTCAAGCCGCTTCTGGCGCAGATGCTGCCTGCCAGCATCATCCTCATCGACACCGGCGCTGCCGTCGCACGTCAGCTCAAGCGTTTGCTGGGCGAACGCGACCTGCTGGCCCTCGGCGATCCTGAGCCTGCACAGTTCTGGACGAGTGGCGATGTGTATCACCTAAGAAATATCCTACCGACACTATGGAAACATTCTGCAGTTGTGCGAAGCTTCGGGTCGTGA
- a CDS encoding acyloxyacyl hydrolase, producing MKRLFCLAAIAAVVVGHSVSAQAAGLEFGVGSTSDSTLTYRLGLTSDWDKSWMQSDVGRLTGYWSGAYTYWEGDDRAGASSLSFSPVFVYEFAGQSVKPYIEAGIGVAVFSRTKLEDNNIGQAFQFEDRLGFGLRFTGGHEVGIRATHYSNAGISSNNDGVESYSLHYTMPL from the coding sequence ATGAAGCGCTTGTTCTGTTTGGCCGCGATTGCGGCCGTAGTGGTGGGACACTCTGTTTCGGCCCAGGCCGCAGGCCTGGAGTTTGGGGTGGGCAGCACCAGCGATTCGACGTTGACCTATCGACTGGGCCTGACCTCGGATTGGGACAAAAGCTGGATGCAGAGCGACGTCGGTCGTCTGACCGGCTATTGGAGCGGCGCCTATACCTATTGGGAGGGGGATGACCGTGCAGGTGCCAGCAGCCTGTCGTTCTCGCCGGTATTTGTGTATGAATTCGCCGGCCAGTCGGTCAAGCCTTACATAGAAGCCGGGATTGGCGTGGCAGTGTTTTCCCGTACCAAGCTGGAAGACAACAACATCGGTCAGGCTTTCCAGTTCGAAGACCGCCTGGGCTTTGGCCTGCGCTTCACCGGTGGGCATGAAGTCGGCATTCGCGCCACGCACTACTCCAATGCCGGGATCAGCAGCAATAACGATGGTGTAGAAAGCTACTCGCTGCACTACACCATGCCGCTGTAA
- a CDS encoding YkgJ family cysteine cluster protein codes for MTNIPHIQITEPAVTCSTCAACCCQLEVMLITDTGVPERYIDTDDWGGEVMLRLDDGWCAALDRDTMMCAIYERRPLICREFEMGAPECLTEREGIATAYR; via the coding sequence ATGACCAACATCCCCCACATTCAAATCACCGAACCCGCCGTCACCTGCTCGACCTGCGCGGCCTGCTGCTGCCAGCTGGAAGTGATGCTGATCACCGACACCGGCGTGCCGGAGCGCTATATCGACACTGACGATTGGGGCGGTGAGGTGATGCTGCGCCTGGATGACGGCTGGTGCGCGGCGCTGGATCGGGACACGATGATGTGCGCGATTTACGAACGTCGGCCGCTGATCTGCCGGGAGTTCGAGATGGGCGCACCGGAGTGCCTGACCGAACGCGAAGGCATCGCCACGGCCTACCGCTGA
- a CDS encoding DUF2878 domain-containing protein, whose protein sequence is MLKPLANAVLFQCGWFACVLGGDSPWLLVGLAVLVIHLLWISKGAGDATLIISVTLAGTLLDTVLRALGVFKFNEPGPLIPFWLMLLWALLATTLRHCLAWSARPWWRAALMGALGGPMSYYAGSHLAGVQFGFGAAPTLVGLAVLWAMVFTLLTVAAMRKS, encoded by the coding sequence GTGCTTAAACCACTGGCCAATGCCGTGCTGTTCCAGTGCGGGTGGTTTGCCTGCGTACTCGGTGGCGATAGCCCTTGGTTGCTGGTGGGGCTGGCGGTGCTGGTTATCCATCTGTTGTGGATAAGTAAAGGGGCTGGGGACGCGACGCTGATCATAAGCGTGACGCTGGCCGGCACGCTATTGGACACGGTGTTGCGCGCTTTGGGCGTGTTCAAGTTCAACGAGCCGGGACCGTTGATTCCGTTCTGGCTGATGTTGTTGTGGGCCCTGCTGGCAACCACCCTGCGCCATTGCCTGGCCTGGAGTGCACGGCCCTGGTGGCGTGCGGCGTTAATGGGTGCGCTGGGCGGACCAATGTCGTATTACGCCGGCAGCCACTTGGCGGGGGTGCAGTTCGGATTCGGCGCGGCGCCGACCCTGGTTGGGCTTGCTGTGCTCTGGGCCATGGTTTTCACCCTGTTGACAGTTGCCGCAATGCGCAAAAGTTGA
- a CDS encoding SAM-dependent methyltransferase codes for MKSPSLSVKTNRLNVNGMTSALLRKGVLRQLSQLRYGQLVVIEDGERQVFGAREAHLLGEIQIVDSAVWGLVAANGSVGAGEAFIHGYWTSPDLTAVVRVMVSNLDVLDAMEGGLARLARPFTQGLHWLNRNTRKGSQKNIAAHYDLGNELFAEFLDPTMMYSAAQFLTPDDSLEQAQLNKLQRICQKLALKPTDHLLEIGTGWGSMALYAAQQYGCKVTTTTLSKEQFAYTEKRIAALGLQDQVTLLLQDYRDLTGEYDKLVSIEMIEAVGHRFLPTYFKQCAHLLKRDGLMLLQAITIREQRFEQAKNSVDFIQRYIFPGGALPSVQNMLHIVSRDTDMNLLHMEDFGLHYARTLRLWHENFRHAHGRLTELGYDEYFLRLWEFYLCYCEGGFMERTIGTAQLLLAKPSAINPPLLGRFSA; via the coding sequence ATGAAATCCCCTAGCTTATCGGTCAAGACCAACCGCCTGAACGTCAACGGCATGACCAGTGCGCTGCTGCGCAAGGGCGTGCTGCGCCAACTCAGCCAACTGCGCTATGGCCAGTTGGTGGTGATCGAGGACGGCGAGCGCCAGGTATTCGGCGCACGGGAAGCGCACCTGCTGGGGGAAATCCAGATTGTCGATTCGGCGGTCTGGGGCCTGGTGGCGGCCAACGGTTCCGTCGGTGCGGGCGAGGCCTTTATCCACGGCTATTGGACCAGCCCGGACCTGACGGCGGTGGTGCGGGTTATGGTGAGTAACCTGGATGTGCTCGACGCGATGGAGGGTGGCCTGGCGAGATTGGCACGGCCGTTCACCCAAGGCCTGCACTGGCTCAACCGCAACACGCGCAAGGGCTCGCAAAAAAACATCGCCGCCCACTACGACCTCGGCAATGAGCTGTTCGCGGAATTCCTCGACCCGACCATGATGTATTCGGCCGCGCAGTTCCTGACGCCCGACGACAGCCTGGAACAGGCGCAACTGAACAAACTGCAACGCATCTGCCAGAAGCTCGCACTCAAACCCACCGATCATCTGCTGGAAATCGGCACCGGCTGGGGCAGCATGGCGCTGTATGCGGCGCAGCAGTACGGCTGCAAGGTCACCACCACGACCTTGTCCAAAGAGCAGTTCGCCTACACCGAAAAACGCATCGCAGCCCTGGGCTTGCAAGACCAGGTCACGTTATTGCTGCAGGACTACCGCGACCTGACCGGCGAGTACGACAAATTGGTGTCCATCGAGATGATCGAAGCGGTGGGCCATCGCTTCCTGCCGACCTACTTCAAGCAGTGCGCGCACCTGCTCAAGCGTGATGGCCTGATGTTGCTGCAAGCCATCACCATCCGTGAGCAACGCTTCGAGCAGGCGAAAAACAGCGTCGACTTTATCCAGCGCTATATCTTCCCCGGCGGTGCCCTGCCCAGTGTGCAGAACATGCTGCACATCGTCAGCCGCGACACCGATATGAACCTGCTGCACATGGAGGACTTCGGCCTGCACTACGCGCGAACCCTGCGCCTGTGGCACGAGAACTTTCGCCACGCCCACGGCCGCCTGACGGAGCTGGGCTACGACGAATATTTCCTGCGGTTGTGGGAGTTCTACCTGTGCTACTGCGAGGGCGGCTTTATGGAGCGCACCATTGGCACCGCGCAATTGCTATTGGCCAAACCGTCGGCCATCAACCCTCCGTTGCTCGGGCGCTTCAGTGCTTAA
- a CDS encoding DUF1365 domain-containing protein: protein MNSALYSGWIAHRRFAPKAHAFRYRIGLLYLDLSEQDQVLGLSPLAGASRLAPFGFRQQDYLREFTRHGMSLTDAVRQEVGKALGHTPLGVICLLTQARSWGLAFNPVSFFYCFEADGQLAAILCEVTNTPWRERYHYVLPAQALSADQHQHFAVAKAFHVSPFLPRDLEYRMSFSPPAARLGVHMADWQGEVKVFDATLSLHRETLNRASLHRYLWRYPWMTAKTCLAIYWQALRLLLKRTPIFSHQAADGASRTAVGYTKDRRHEIP, encoded by the coding sequence GTGAACAGCGCCCTGTACAGCGGCTGGATCGCCCATCGGCGGTTTGCACCCAAGGCCCATGCCTTTCGCTACCGCATCGGCCTGCTGTACCTGGACTTAAGCGAACAAGACCAAGTGCTCGGGCTGTCGCCCCTGGCCGGCGCAAGCCGCCTGGCGCCCTTCGGTTTTCGCCAGCAGGACTACCTGCGTGAATTCACGCGCCACGGCATGAGCTTGACCGATGCTGTGCGCCAGGAAGTCGGCAAGGCCCTGGGGCATACACCCCTGGGCGTTATCTGCCTGCTGACCCAGGCCCGCAGTTGGGGCCTGGCTTTTAACCCGGTGAGTTTCTTCTACTGCTTCGAGGCCGATGGGCAACTGGCCGCGATCCTGTGCGAAGTGACCAACACCCCATGGCGCGAACGCTATCACTACGTGCTGCCGGCCCAGGCCCTCAGCGCGGATCAGCACCAACACTTCGCCGTGGCCAAGGCGTTTCACGTGTCGCCGTTTTTGCCGCGCGACCTGGAATACCGCATGAGCTTCAGCCCGCCCGCCGCCAGGCTCGGCGTGCACATGGCCGATTGGCAGGGCGAGGTGAAAGTCTTCGACGCCACCTTGAGCCTGCACAGGGAAACGCTGAACCGCGCCAGCCTGCACCGTTACCTGTGGCGCTATCCGTGGATGACCGCCAAGACCTGCCTGGCCATCTATTGGCAGGCCCTGCGCCTGTTGCTCAAGCGCACACCGATTTTTTCCCATCAGGCCGCCGACGGCGCCTCTCGCACAGCTGTCGGGTACACCAAGGATCGCCGCCATGAAATCCCCTAG
- a CDS encoding NAD(P)/FAD-dependent oxidoreductase, with translation MKIAIIGSGIAGLTSAYLLSRRHDITLFEAGDRIGGHTHTVNVTVEGKPYAVDTGFIVFNDWTYPNFIRLLGQIGVTFKPTEMSFSVCDQGSGFEYNGNNLNSLFAQRRNILSPGFWGMLRDILRFNRQAPLDLQEQRISAEMTLGDYLEAGGYGPRFIRHYIVPMGAAIWSMSLADMLNFPLQFFVRFFKNHGLLSVNNRPQWCVIEGGSSRYIEPLTRSFREQIRLDCPVHLVERDAEGVIIYSAAGTEAFDKVVFACHSDQALALLGDPSQAEQEILGALPYADNDVVLHTDTRLLPDRKLAWASWNYRLSGDVQTQAAVTYDMNILQGIDSATTFCVSLNQTSMINPLKILARYTYAHPQYSLAAVAAQARWEELNGTRHTWYCGAYWANGFHEDGVVSALRVAEAFGESL, from the coding sequence GTGAAGATCGCCATTATCGGCAGCGGCATCGCCGGGCTGACCAGCGCCTACCTGCTCAGCCGCCGTCACGACATCACGCTGTTCGAGGCGGGCGACCGTATCGGCGGGCATACCCACACGGTCAACGTCACCGTCGAGGGCAAACCCTATGCGGTGGATACCGGCTTCATCGTGTTCAACGACTGGACCTACCCCAACTTCATCCGCTTGCTGGGGCAGATCGGCGTGACCTTCAAACCCACCGAGATGAGCTTTTCGGTGTGCGACCAGGGAAGCGGCTTCGAGTACAACGGCAACAACCTCAACAGCCTGTTTGCCCAGCGCCGCAATATCCTCTCGCCAGGCTTCTGGGGCATGCTGCGTGACATCCTGCGCTTCAATCGCCAGGCGCCGCTGGACCTGCAAGAGCAGCGCATCAGCGCCGAGATGACCTTGGGTGACTACCTCGAGGCTGGGGGTTACGGGCCGCGATTTATACGGCATTACATCGTACCGATGGGCGCGGCGATCTGGTCGATGTCCCTGGCGGACATGCTGAACTTTCCGCTGCAGTTCTTTGTGCGCTTCTTCAAGAACCACGGCTTGCTCTCGGTGAACAACCGTCCACAGTGGTGCGTGATCGAGGGTGGCTCCAGCCGTTATATCGAACCGCTGACCCGCAGCTTTCGCGAGCAGATCCGCCTCGACTGCCCGGTGCATCTGGTCGAGCGTGACGCAGAGGGCGTAATCATTTACAGCGCCGCCGGCACCGAAGCCTTCGACAAGGTGGTGTTCGCCTGCCACAGCGACCAGGCACTCGCTTTGCTCGGCGACCCGAGCCAGGCCGAGCAGGAGATCCTCGGCGCCCTGCCCTACGCCGACAATGACGTGGTGCTGCATACCGACACGCGCCTGCTGCCCGACCGCAAACTCGCCTGGGCCAGCTGGAACTACCGGCTGAGCGGCGACGTGCAGACCCAGGCCGCTGTCACCTATGACATGAACATCCTGCAAGGCATCGACAGCGCCACCACCTTTTGCGTCAGCCTCAACCAGACGTCGATGATCAACCCGCTGAAGATCCTCGCGCGCTATACCTACGCCCACCCGCAATACAGCCTGGCCGCCGTAGCCGCACAAGCGCGTTGGGAGGAGCTGAACGGCACCCGCCATACCTGGTACTGCGGCGCCTATTGGGCCAACGGCTTCCATGAAGACGGCGTCGTCAGCGCCCTGCGCGTAGCCGAAGCCTTCGGGGAAAGCCTGTGA
- a CDS encoding SDR family NAD(P)-dependent oxidoreductase codes for MNALPPRRYWLTGASSGIGAALAVELLNSGAHVALSSRTKGPLEALAQRYPGQVLVVAGDLTNSQTVREIGEHIGAAWGSVDSVILNAGTCEYVDARQFDASIIEHVVRTNLLASSYCIEAALPLLRAGRTPHLVGVASAVTYLPMPRAEAYGASKAGLRYLFESLRISLSPENIDVTVISPGFVDTPLTERNDFPMPLSWPADKAARHIFAKLEKRPLEIAFPALFIATLWPLSKLPNRAQLIIGKRMLRSPPPKKDDL; via the coding sequence ATGAACGCACTGCCGCCCCGTCGTTATTGGCTGACCGGTGCCAGCAGTGGCATCGGCGCCGCGCTGGCCGTGGAGTTGCTCAACAGCGGCGCCCACGTGGCCCTCAGTTCACGCACCAAAGGCCCGCTGGAAGCGCTCGCCCAACGGTACCCCGGCCAGGTGCTCGTGGTGGCCGGCGACCTGACCAACAGCCAGACCGTGCGCGAGATCGGTGAACACATCGGCGCGGCCTGGGGTTCGGTCGACAGCGTGATCCTCAACGCCGGCACCTGTGAATATGTCGACGCCAGGCAATTCGATGCCTCGATTATCGAACACGTGGTGCGCACCAATCTGCTGGCGAGCAGTTACTGCATTGAAGCGGCGCTGCCGTTGTTGCGCGCCGGGCGCACACCACACCTGGTGGGCGTCGCCAGCGCCGTGACCTACCTGCCGATGCCACGGGCCGAAGCGTATGGCGCGTCCAAGGCCGGGCTGCGCTACCTGTTCGAATCCCTGCGCATCAGCCTGTCGCCCGAAAACATTGATGTCACGGTGATCAGCCCGGGCTTCGTCGACACCCCACTCACCGAGCGCAATGACTTCCCGATGCCCCTGAGCTGGCCAGCCGACAAGGCCGCGCGGCATATCTTCGCCAAGCTGGAAAAACGCCCGCTGGAGATCGCCTTCCCCGCACTGTTTATCGCCACGCTGTGGCCGCTGTCGAAACTGCCGAACCGCGCGCAATTGATCATCGGCAAACGCATGTTGCGCAGCCCGCCACCGAAAAAGGACGACCTGTGA
- a CDS encoding nuclear transport factor 2 family protein — protein sequence MSDFLRRFAQAFASLDKHNLQLLDSLYSQDIAFTDPLHEVHGLTALHTYFAELYSNVSQLRFDFHGFDQVAEGEGYLRWNMSFCHPRLGKGKIIRVEGCSHLMWRDKVYRHRDYFDAGALLYEHLPVLGGVVSWLKRRVG from the coding sequence ATGAGTGACTTCCTGCGCCGCTTCGCCCAGGCCTTTGCCTCGCTGGACAAGCACAACCTGCAACTGCTCGACAGCCTCTACAGCCAGGACATCGCGTTCACCGACCCGCTGCATGAAGTCCATGGACTGACCGCGCTGCACACGTATTTCGCCGAGCTGTACAGCAACGTCAGCCAGCTGCGCTTCGACTTCCATGGTTTCGACCAGGTGGCCGAAGGCGAAGGTTACCTGCGCTGGAACATGAGTTTCTGCCACCCGCGCCTGGGCAAAGGCAAGATCATCCGCGTGGAGGGCTGCTCGCATTTGATGTGGCGTGACAAGGTGTACCGCCACCGCGATTACTTCGACGCCGGCGCCCTGTTGTACGAACACCTTCCCGTGCTGGGTGGGGTCGTCAGTTGGTTGAAAAGGAGAGTGGGATGA